From one Pseudobdellovibrionaceae bacterium genomic stretch:
- a CDS encoding enoyl-CoA hydratase/isomerase family protein, which translates to MKTLTAVLENRILVITLGNIKHGNSFGQAEADSLAQALKQYKGQFDGLLFRSASPRFFCTGGNLSHYASMKFRMQGLRANLRIRQVLQKLNALPAPKVAVVSGDCFGGGMEVLSVFDHVVATPEAHLGFWQRRLSLTFGWGGGARWEKKLGTGSMLRALIEARTYSSYEARAMKLVHEIVLPERAETAARQWLERAIRWPKEPLKSIRSWNSGREVKIFESLWLNPSHKRVLERFKKALG; encoded by the coding sequence TTGAAAACTCTGACTGCAGTTCTGGAAAATCGAATTCTCGTCATCACCTTAGGAAATATTAAGCACGGCAATTCCTTTGGCCAGGCCGAAGCTGATTCTTTGGCTCAAGCCTTGAAACAATACAAGGGCCAATTTGATGGCCTGCTGTTTCGGTCGGCCAGTCCTCGATTTTTTTGCACCGGCGGAAACTTAAGCCATTATGCCTCAATGAAATTCCGCATGCAGGGCTTACGAGCTAATCTGCGCATTCGCCAGGTTCTGCAAAAACTCAATGCCCTGCCGGCGCCAAAAGTAGCAGTTGTGTCGGGGGACTGCTTCGGTGGCGGTATGGAAGTGCTCAGTGTTTTTGATCATGTTGTCGCTACGCCTGAAGCTCACCTTGGGTTTTGGCAGCGTCGACTTTCATTGACATTCGGTTGGGGCGGAGGGGCCCGGTGGGAAAAGAAATTAGGCACGGGGTCTATGTTGAGAGCTCTTATTGAAGCCCGCACCTACTCCAGTTATGAAGCCAGAGCCATGAAACTGGTACATGAAATTGTCTTGCCAGAACGGGCAGAGACAGCTGCTCGGCAGTGGCTGGAAAGGGCCATTCGCTGGCCCAAAGAGCCGCTTAAGAGTATTCGATCTTGGAATTCTGGACGAGAAGTGAAGATATTTGAAAGCCTGTGGCTGAATCCCAGCCACAAGCGTGTCCTTGAACGATTCAAAAAGGCCTTAGGATAA
- a CDS encoding DoxX family membrane protein, with amino-acid sequence MIVSFFESVKYVGHMLPIAFLRLYMGYFFLERALERFDGDFLVQPILSRSIDEWLPISTAPEWYKDVLETVVVPNWKIFAYLITCTEFIIGVSFLIGFLVRPVALMGVFLTINFFYNTGPSVADLHRMFLAVFIIMWWVGAGRCMGFDYFFYKRQRGIWW; translated from the coding sequence ATGATCGTTTCCTTCTTTGAAAGTGTAAAATATGTGGGACATATGTTGCCCATCGCTTTTCTCAGGCTTTACATGGGGTACTTCTTTTTGGAACGTGCCCTGGAGAGATTTGATGGTGACTTCCTCGTTCAGCCGATTTTGAGTCGGTCCATCGACGAATGGTTGCCGATTAGCACTGCCCCTGAGTGGTACAAAGACGTTTTGGAAACAGTGGTGGTCCCCAACTGGAAGATATTTGCCTACCTCATTACTTGTACTGAGTTCATCATTGGCGTGAGTTTTTTGATTGGATTTTTGGTGCGGCCGGTAGCCTTGATGGGCGTGTTTTTGACCATCAATTTTTTCTACAACACCGGTCCTTCAGTCGCCGACCTCCATCGCATGTTTCTCGCTGTATTTATCATTATGTGGTGGGTGGGCGCCGGTCGTTGTATGGGTTTTGATTACTTCTTCTACAAGCGCCAACGGGGAATTTGGTGGTGA
- the elbB gene encoding isoprenoid biosynthesis glyoxalase ElbB — protein MKNVAVVLSGCGFKDGAEITEAVSTLIALSEFGAHYQVFAPNMDVTSTNHLQDSSGETRNLMVESARIARGDVKDIKTLNSDQFDAVVFPGGFGAALHLCNWAQNGSACTVNPEVEKTIKAFYSQSKPIGAICIAPALIARVLGEHGVTVTIGNDKETAQEIGKTGAQHVECAVDDYVTDRERKVITTPAYMYDAKPNQVFTGVRKAIKELVEMA, from the coding sequence ATGAAAAATGTTGCTGTCGTTTTGTCTGGCTGTGGCTTTAAAGATGGAGCCGAGATCACTGAAGCCGTGAGCACTTTGATTGCGCTGAGCGAATTTGGCGCCCACTACCAGGTCTTTGCACCAAACATGGACGTGACCAGCACCAATCATTTGCAGGACTCCAGCGGCGAGACCCGCAATTTGATGGTCGAGAGCGCACGCATTGCCCGCGGTGACGTCAAGGACATCAAGACTCTCAATTCCGACCAATTTGATGCCGTGGTTTTTCCCGGTGGCTTTGGTGCTGCTCTCCATCTTTGTAACTGGGCGCAAAATGGTTCCGCTTGTACGGTGAACCCGGAAGTGGAAAAGACGATTAAGGCGTTTTACTCCCAATCCAAACCCATTGGGGCCATCTGTATCGCTCCGGCTCTCATTGCCCGCGTTCTTGGTGAGCACGGAGTGACTGTTACCATCGGCAACGACAAAGAAACCGCCCAAGAGATTGGCAAAACCGGAGCCCAGCATGTGGAATGCGCTGTCGATGACTATGTGACAGATCGGGAACGCAAAGTCATCACCACTCCGGCTTACATGTACGATGCCAAACCCAACCAGGTATTCACTGGTGTGCGCAAGGCGATCAAAGAATTGGTGGAAATGGCCTAA
- the nth gene encoding endonuclease III: MSRSQTRKKKVGKALAGRESLAKRRERMGEVVSLLERYYPNAHCALNYSTPVELLIATILSAQCTDERVNKVTERLFKKYPDLEGYAQAKLSDLEEDIRSTGFFRNKAKNIQSCCRQLLQDHNGEVPQDLDQLTQLAGVGRKTANVVLGNAFQIPSGVVVDTHVTRLSNRLGFVRGKDAVKIERELVEMVPKEHWINFSHWLIHHGRTVCRARKADCEKCFLFELCPRRL, from the coding sequence ATGAGTCGATCTCAGACGAGGAAAAAAAAGGTGGGTAAAGCTCTTGCTGGACGAGAGTCCCTGGCTAAACGTCGAGAGAGAATGGGCGAAGTGGTGAGCCTACTGGAGCGCTACTACCCCAATGCCCATTGTGCTCTCAACTACTCGACGCCGGTTGAGCTGTTAATTGCCACGATTTTGAGTGCCCAGTGTACAGACGAGCGGGTCAACAAAGTGACCGAGAGACTGTTTAAAAAGTATCCCGACCTTGAAGGCTATGCCCAGGCCAAATTGAGCGACCTGGAAGAGGATATCCGCTCCACTGGTTTTTTTAGAAATAAGGCAAAAAATATTCAGAGTTGTTGCCGTCAGCTTTTACAAGACCATAATGGCGAGGTTCCTCAGGACTTGGATCAATTGACGCAACTGGCGGGAGTCGGCCGCAAAACAGCCAATGTGGTTTTAGGTAATGCCTTCCAGATCCCTTCTGGCGTCGTGGTGGATACTCACGTCACCCGCTTGAGTAACCGCCTGGGTTTTGTCCGTGGCAAGGATGCCGTCAAGATTGAGAGGGAGCTGGTGGAGATGGTTCCCAAGGAGCATTGGATCAACTTTTCCCACTGGTTGATCCATCACGGCCGCACTGTTTGTCGAGCACGAAAAGCAGACTGTGAAAAATGTTTTCTTTTTGAGCTATGCCCCCGACGTCTCTAA
- a CDS encoding PilZ domain-containing protein → MQKILLHCNSVTEAEAMRLALETKLPYPVHLSFDERTARAIVENKAIHLLAYETKQFRKDDYDFTMDLRKEGFNAPTLILADDLRFDRFLGREDHRLFFLPKPFDERAFVGVARKLMVSRSITQQRFKRFPTHQIATMETFMSGEVLPSHIYNLSMGGAYCEFFGKSNVSVGDLVKLKVHLHDLGREHVMNAKIVWITRSGSCTGGQGAGMKFVKYDDIYRQLMEKV, encoded by the coding sequence GTGCAGAAGATACTACTTCACTGCAATTCGGTGACGGAGGCGGAGGCCATGCGACTGGCCTTGGAGACCAAGCTTCCCTATCCTGTGCACCTTTCCTTCGATGAGCGCACTGCTCGGGCCATTGTGGAGAATAAGGCCATTCACCTTCTTGCCTACGAGACCAAGCAATTTCGCAAAGACGATTATGATTTTACAATGGATCTGCGTAAGGAGGGATTCAATGCGCCGACACTGATTTTGGCCGATGATCTGCGCTTTGATCGCTTCTTGGGCCGAGAGGATCATCGTTTGTTCTTTTTGCCCAAGCCATTTGATGAGAGAGCCTTCGTTGGGGTGGCTAGAAAACTTATGGTCTCTAGGTCAATCACTCAGCAGAGGTTTAAGCGTTTTCCTACCCATCAGATTGCAACTATGGAGACTTTCATGTCCGGTGAGGTTCTCCCTTCTCACATTTATAATCTGAGCATGGGCGGTGCCTACTGCGAGTTCTTTGGCAAGTCAAACGTGTCGGTTGGAGATCTGGTGAAGCTTAAGGTTCACCTTCATGATCTGGGGCGGGAGCACGTCATGAATGCAAAAATTGTGTGGATCACCCGAAGTGGTTCTTGCACCGGAGGTCAGGGTGCGGGTATGAAGTTCGTAAAGTACGACGACATCTACCGCCAACTCATGGAAAAAGTCTGA
- a CDS encoding GNAT family N-acetyltransferase, with translation MDGPRAPQDVELSQVFEFLDTQLRPKADWSIKQEYPTALTKENSGNIRIIKSNDKIIAHAVVHYSLTKTAAGIFKVAAIGSVVTDPEFRNQGLSRQVIESCLKTAELHGCDFAVLWTNLYDFYRKFEFELAGSEVALVIEKEFSPPNENLRIMETTKVAAEALLRVYSQHTVGAIRIAEDFRKYLAIPNTKLYTAWDAHNNLKAYAVEGKGVDLVGYIHEWGGSVSSLLPLLAHVRRQAKTPITIIASGRATNLSRQLVEYGALKNEGFLGMIKILNPKNLCFKLMRYARALGKEDWVFDYSEGLYYIGTSKGLFKTDSPKDVVKLVFGPLKAHEIKGFDEETTKVMEEVLPIPFWIWGWDSI, from the coding sequence ATGGATGGACCAAGAGCCCCACAGGACGTGGAGTTAAGCCAAGTTTTCGAATTTCTCGACACTCAGCTTCGACCAAAAGCAGATTGGTCGATTAAGCAGGAATACCCAACTGCTCTGACTAAAGAAAACTCGGGAAACATTCGAATTATCAAGTCCAATGACAAAATCATTGCCCACGCAGTTGTTCACTACAGTTTGACGAAAACAGCAGCTGGGATTTTTAAAGTTGCGGCCATTGGCAGCGTCGTAACTGATCCCGAGTTTCGCAATCAGGGACTGAGCCGACAGGTGATCGAATCCTGCCTTAAAACGGCGGAACTACACGGCTGTGACTTCGCCGTGTTGTGGACCAACCTGTATGACTTTTATCGCAAATTTGAATTCGAGCTGGCTGGCTCCGAAGTCGCCTTGGTGATCGAAAAGGAATTCAGCCCTCCGAATGAAAACCTACGTATTATGGAGACCACCAAAGTGGCAGCCGAGGCTCTGTTGCGAGTTTACTCACAGCACACCGTTGGAGCCATTCGTATTGCCGAGGACTTTCGTAAGTACCTCGCCATTCCCAACACCAAGCTCTACACCGCCTGGGATGCACACAACAATCTGAAGGCCTATGCCGTGGAAGGCAAGGGTGTGGATCTGGTTGGATATATTCATGAGTGGGGCGGTTCAGTCTCGAGCCTCTTGCCTTTATTGGCTCATGTTCGGCGGCAAGCCAAAACGCCTATTACGATCATCGCCTCGGGAAGGGCCACTAATCTTTCACGACAACTGGTGGAGTACGGCGCTCTGAAAAACGAAGGCTTTTTGGGGATGATCAAGATTCTAAATCCCAAAAACCTGTGTTTCAAACTCATGCGCTACGCCCGCGCCCTGGGAAAAGAAGACTGGGTTTTCGACTACAGCGAAGGGCTTTACTATATAGGCACCTCAAAAGGACTTTTTAAAACCGACAGCCCGAAAGATGTGGTCAAGTTGGTGTTTGGCCCCCTTAAAGCCCACGAGATCAAGGGCTTTGACGAAGAGACAACTAAGGTAATGGAAGAGGTTCTTCCCATTCCCTTTTGGATCTGGGGCTGGGACTCCATATGA
- a CDS encoding thiamine ABC transporter substrate-binding protein, with the protein MMNKSRFLIIQVVIAAIVVLIMVGWVIRNVREYGPKPDKRQVVRVMTYGSFMLPSGPGPLLKKEFETLCDCIIEYVDGGDSALFLEKLIQFPERKVDLVLGLSVAHTFKARTEFSWRNMQWPEGVEWNKGIPPPERFKVNGMAKMLPFSWAPMTFIYRKGEIEPPKSWSDLSKSVYADSLSVPDPRYAVSGIHLVTWVFSGSQREELSQERMKALSHSLMSIAPSWSASYGMFRKKSAKLTFSYGTSPVYHWQEEKDFSYQPAVFKEGHPVEVEWAAIPKDCDACLKAEEFVHYLLRPSSQKILMERNYMFPVVAGVVGDSLFSQLPKLPLMDFEQMRVFIRHKDNLPQAFVDQLKDYVQ; encoded by the coding sequence GTGATGAATAAATCCCGCTTCCTGATTATTCAGGTCGTAATTGCTGCCATTGTCGTGTTGATCATGGTGGGATGGGTGATCCGTAATGTAAGAGAATACGGACCGAAGCCCGACAAGCGGCAAGTCGTGCGCGTGATGACCTACGGCTCCTTCATGTTGCCGTCCGGACCTGGCCCTCTGCTGAAGAAAGAGTTTGAGACCTTGTGTGATTGTATCATCGAATATGTGGACGGTGGGGATTCGGCTCTTTTTCTTGAAAAGCTCATTCAATTCCCCGAGCGGAAAGTGGATTTGGTCTTAGGTTTGAGTGTTGCTCACACTTTCAAGGCGCGTACGGAATTTTCCTGGCGAAACATGCAGTGGCCCGAAGGTGTTGAATGGAATAAAGGAATTCCCCCTCCTGAGAGATTCAAGGTGAATGGAATGGCCAAGATGTTACCATTCTCATGGGCGCCAATGACCTTTATCTACCGCAAGGGAGAAATTGAGCCTCCGAAATCCTGGTCTGATTTGTCCAAGTCGGTGTATGCCGACAGCCTCTCAGTTCCGGATCCACGTTACGCGGTATCTGGAATTCATTTGGTGACATGGGTTTTTTCGGGATCTCAGCGGGAAGAGTTGTCCCAAGAGCGCATGAAGGCACTTTCCCATTCATTGATGTCAATTGCTCCAAGCTGGAGCGCCTCCTATGGGATGTTTCGCAAGAAGTCAGCGAAACTCACTTTTTCTTATGGCACTTCTCCTGTGTATCACTGGCAGGAGGAAAAGGATTTTTCCTATCAGCCGGCGGTATTTAAAGAGGGGCATCCGGTTGAAGTGGAATGGGCGGCCATACCTAAGGATTGTGACGCATGCCTAAAGGCAGAGGAATTTGTGCACTATTTACTGCGCCCATCCTCTCAGAAAATTTTGATGGAGAGGAATTATATGTTTCCAGTTGTAGCAGGGGTTGTTGGTGACAGTTTGTTTTCTCAATTGCCAAAACTCCCCTTGATGGATTTTGAGCAGATGCGAGTTTTCATTCGCCACAAGGATAACTTGCCACAGGCTTTTGTCGATCAGCTCAAAGACTATGTTCAATAG